A genomic segment from Lignipirellula cremea encodes:
- a CDS encoding cytochrome c biogenesis protein CcsA: MSQFIAGISITCFAASYLVVLGLEVSRLFVRASIRLAVIMTFAAAGLLAHSIYLGRRAVEGDGAPLSSWYDWCLMAAWIVVAAYLWILFRRPEASFGLFMMPLVMILIFVAYLFRDVESFDADRALFGWRAVHGLALLSGTAVVTLGFAAGVMFLVQSYRLKHKLPPSERLTLPSLERLQWASEYALVLSSVFLLLGLVSGIVMNLIRSGDNSIAWTDPVIWSSGVLLLWLVAASLFNVVYRPARRGRKVAYLVVASFLFLGLELGVVLWTQHAVAPQTSDRGGSVPAVLPIPLVAQATTGGRR; the protein is encoded by the coding sequence ATGAGCCAATTCATCGCCGGAATTTCGATTACCTGTTTTGCCGCCAGCTATCTGGTAGTGCTAGGACTGGAAGTGTCGCGGCTGTTCGTGCGCGCTTCGATTCGGCTGGCCGTCATTATGACGTTCGCCGCCGCCGGCCTGCTGGCCCACTCGATCTATCTGGGACGCAGGGCCGTCGAAGGCGACGGGGCTCCCCTGTCGAGCTGGTACGATTGGTGCCTGATGGCGGCCTGGATCGTGGTTGCGGCGTATCTGTGGATTCTTTTCCGGCGGCCAGAGGCTTCGTTCGGCCTGTTCATGATGCCGCTGGTGATGATCCTGATCTTTGTGGCCTACCTGTTCCGCGATGTCGAGTCGTTCGACGCCGACAGGGCCCTGTTTGGCTGGCGTGCCGTCCATGGACTGGCGCTGCTGTCAGGAACGGCCGTGGTGACGCTCGGCTTTGCCGCCGGCGTGATGTTCCTGGTGCAGTCCTATCGACTGAAACATAAGTTGCCGCCCAGCGAGCGACTCACGCTGCCCAGCCTGGAACGACTGCAGTGGGCCAGTGAATACGCACTGGTGCTCTCCTCTGTCTTCCTGTTGCTGGGCCTGGTCAGCGGTATTGTGATGAACCTGATCCGCTCCGGCGACAATTCGATCGCCTGGACCGATCCGGTAATCTGGTCGTCGGGCGTGCTCCTGCTTTGGCTGGTAGCAGCGTCGCTATTTAATGTGGTGTATCGCCCGGCCCGTCGCGGCAGGAAGGTCGCCTACCTGGTGGTCGCCAGCTTTCTCTTCCTGGGATTAGAACTGGGAGTCGTCCTCTGGACCCAGCACGCGGTCGCGCCGCAAACATCGGATCGGGGCGGCTCGGTTCCTGCCGTTTTGCCGATTCCCCTGGTCGCCCAGGCGACGACCGGAGGCCGCCGATGA
- a CDS encoding DUF6666 family protein, producing MIKLPPMSRAASWATLIAAAIVVPQASAQQTMKLSPTSEYESASRAAGAPAPGPRAVQAGYTPAHLRTASRPGSGPTMMSSTHQGMVEHSVMSQGGVPQAVMQGEPGVYSSGPYPGEVGDGNWAEHGGYVEHGGYVEQGGYGPGGYGPGGCDSCGGGGCSSCSTCGIGGWLFGGGGGCGGCADGQCGGGCRENFRGLHLWDPRCRSINWCNFEFFTGVQSFSGTPNGGGQGSFGFHEGFNWSRQVPCLLCGELSVQAGFMATQNNFEESAISPESRNQQFVTLGLYRRVDWGLQFGVAMDYLNDEWYTQADVSQLRSEISWVYPCGQEFGFRYTAGVSDSTDQPGVAFGNATSFDTTVIDTYRFFFRQRLQRGGIAEIYGGFSENGNGLFGADLQIPVNDCWAVRTGFNYLAAGENDQVGLLTQQPNAVNESWNVGFSLVWYPCGYCNKTNGYNQPLFPVANNGSFLIDRNFQ from the coding sequence ATGATCAAGTTACCCCCCATGAGCCGAGCGGCCAGTTGGGCGACCCTAATCGCAGCCGCGATTGTCGTTCCGCAGGCATCCGCCCAGCAGACGATGAAATTGTCTCCAACCAGCGAATACGAGTCGGCCTCCCGTGCCGCAGGCGCTCCGGCGCCGGGTCCTCGGGCGGTGCAGGCTGGGTACACGCCGGCCCATTTGCGGACGGCCAGCCGACCGGGCTCCGGGCCGACGATGATGTCGTCTACCCACCAGGGGATGGTCGAGCATAGTGTGATGTCTCAGGGCGGAGTGCCCCAGGCGGTCATGCAGGGCGAGCCTGGCGTGTATAGTTCGGGCCCCTATCCGGGCGAAGTGGGCGACGGCAACTGGGCCGAGCATGGCGGCTATGTGGAGCACGGCGGATACGTCGAGCAGGGCGGTTATGGCCCCGGCGGTTATGGCCCTGGCGGCTGTGATTCGTGCGGCGGCGGTGGCTGCAGCAGCTGCAGCACCTGTGGAATCGGCGGCTGGCTGTTTGGCGGCGGCGGTGGTTGCGGCGGATGCGCCGACGGCCAGTGCGGCGGCGGTTGCCGGGAGAACTTCCGCGGCCTGCATCTGTGGGATCCTCGCTGTCGCAGCATCAACTGGTGCAACTTTGAGTTCTTCACCGGCGTGCAGAGTTTCTCGGGAACGCCCAATGGCGGCGGCCAGGGGAGCTTTGGTTTCCACGAAGGTTTCAACTGGTCGCGTCAGGTGCCCTGCCTGCTGTGCGGAGAGCTTTCTGTGCAGGCCGGTTTTATGGCGACGCAGAACAACTTTGAAGAAAGTGCGATCAGTCCGGAAAGCCGCAACCAGCAGTTTGTCACGCTGGGTCTTTATCGCCGGGTGGACTGGGGTCTGCAGTTCGGCGTGGCGATGGATTACCTGAACGACGAATGGTACACCCAGGCGGATGTGTCGCAGTTGCGTTCAGAAATCAGCTGGGTCTATCCGTGCGGCCAGGAGTTTGGCTTCCGCTACACGGCGGGCGTGTCGGATTCGACGGACCAGCCGGGCGTGGCTTTCGGCAACGCCACCAGCTTTGACACCACGGTGATCGACACCTATCGGTTCTTCTTCCGTCAGCGTCTGCAGCGGGGTGGAATCGCCGAGATCTACGGCGGCTTTTCGGAAAACGGCAATGGCCTTTTTGGCGCCGACCTGCAGATTCCGGTAAACGATTGCTGGGCCGTGCGAACCGGTTTCAATTACCTGGCGGCGGGAGAAAACGATCAGGTTGGTCTACTGACCCAGCAGCCTAACGCCGTCAACGAAAGCTGGAATGTCGGCTTTTCGCTGGTCTGGTACCCGTGCGGCTACTGCAACAAAACCAACGGCTACAACCAGCCCCTGTTCCCGGTGGCGAACAATGGCTCCTTCCTGATCGACCGCAACTTCCAGTAA
- a CDS encoding carboxypeptidase regulatory-like domain-containing protein, giving the protein MRLSRSRLLQLAALACFLFPQVGCSGGGEATKGPGDSSTAGKSPAVDSGVPATPDADEAKFWEEADPGDPEWGTLRLRFVLDGPAPKLPSLNMQSVDAAYCSTVPPPNEKLIVNPDNGGVKNVVVWLYNRDGDPIQAHPDYAAQATGDVFLENKNCRFEPHIRTLQTGQRLVVRNLDKVGHNTKVDLGDSGNPSFNRIVPVDGQFEEVGFTEAMRAPYPVLCTMHGWMNAHLLIQTHPYMAVSDADGRVEIKNLPPGDWTFQVWHESPGYVTEGLLNGQFVEWKRGRFTETVKPGVQNKGKMSISRGLFEGL; this is encoded by the coding sequence ATGAGGCTCTCTCGCTCCAGGCTGCTGCAGTTGGCGGCGCTGGCCTGTTTTCTCTTCCCCCAGGTCGGCTGCAGCGGAGGCGGCGAAGCGACCAAGGGCCCAGGCGATTCGTCGACTGCCGGCAAATCGCCCGCCGTCGATTCCGGCGTTCCCGCGACGCCCGACGCGGACGAAGCGAAGTTCTGGGAGGAGGCCGACCCCGGCGACCCGGAATGGGGAACGCTGCGGCTGCGCTTCGTGCTCGACGGTCCGGCGCCCAAATTGCCTTCGCTCAACATGCAATCGGTCGACGCCGCTTACTGCTCGACCGTCCCGCCGCCCAATGAAAAGCTGATCGTCAATCCGGACAACGGCGGCGTCAAGAATGTGGTGGTCTGGCTGTACAACCGGGACGGCGACCCCATCCAGGCTCATCCTGATTACGCCGCCCAGGCGACGGGCGACGTGTTTCTGGAAAACAAGAACTGCCGCTTCGAACCCCATATCCGCACCCTGCAGACGGGGCAAAGGCTGGTCGTCCGCAATCTTGATAAAGTCGGACACAACACCAAGGTCGATCTGGGCGACTCCGGCAACCCTTCCTTCAATCGCATTGTGCCGGTCGATGGACAGTTTGAAGAAGTGGGCTTTACCGAAGCAATGCGCGCCCCGTACCCCGTCCTCTGCACCATGCATGGCTGGATGAACGCTCATCTGCTGATTCAAACGCACCCTTATATGGCCGTCAGCGACGCCGACGGCCGCGTCGAAATCAAAAACCTGCCGCCCGGCGACTGGACCTTCCAGGTCTGGCATGAATCGCCCGGCTATGTCACCGAAGGCCTGCTCAACGGCCAGTTTGTCGAATGGAAACGGGGCCGCTTTACGGAAACCGTGAAACCGGGCGTGCAGAACAAAGGGAAAATGTCCATTTCCCGCGGCCTGTTTGAAGGGCTGTAA
- a CDS encoding TerC family protein: protein MLAEHLIALVALTAMEIVLGIDNIVFIAILSGRLPEEQQPKARQLGLLLALGTRLLLLCSLTWIMGADEPIFHLSDLGVLTDWLQTEDHQEINGISIRDLILLGGGLFLLVKSTLEIHERMADDDSHESDAKKHPSFASVLVQIALLDIVFSLDSVITAVGMVDVGDHASLYDMFFGGLWVMITAVILAVVVMMIFAETVSRFIKQNPTLKMLALSFLILIGVMLLAEGSGAHIDKGYIYFAMVFALGVEVLNLQVRRRSAKKAE, encoded by the coding sequence ATGCTTGCCGAACATCTCATTGCACTGGTTGCGCTCACTGCGATGGAGATCGTGCTGGGGATCGATAATATCGTCTTCATTGCGATCCTGAGCGGACGGCTGCCGGAAGAACAGCAGCCCAAGGCGCGGCAACTCGGCCTGCTGCTGGCGCTGGGCACGCGACTGCTGCTGCTCTGCTCGCTGACCTGGATCATGGGCGCCGATGAGCCGATTTTCCATCTGTCGGACCTGGGCGTCCTGACGGACTGGCTGCAGACAGAAGATCACCAGGAGATCAACGGCATTTCCATCCGCGACCTGATTTTGCTGGGCGGCGGATTGTTCCTGCTGGTCAAAAGCACGCTGGAAATCCATGAGCGGATGGCGGACGACGACTCCCATGAGTCGGATGCCAAAAAGCATCCCAGCTTTGCCTCCGTGCTGGTGCAGATCGCCTTGCTGGACATTGTGTTTTCGCTGGATTCCGTCATTACGGCGGTCGGCATGGTCGACGTGGGCGACCACGCCAGTTTGTACGACATGTTCTTTGGCGGGCTGTGGGTGATGATTACGGCGGTGATTCTGGCCGTCGTGGTGATGATGATCTTTGCGGAAACGGTCTCCCGCTTTATCAAGCAGAATCCCACGCTGAAGATGCTCGCCCTGAGCTTCCTGATCCTGATCGGAGTGATGCTGCTGGCCGAAGGCTCCGGCGCCCATATCGACAAAGGCTACATTTACTTCGCCATGGTTTTCGCCCTGGGAGTCGAAGTGCTCAACCTGCAGGTCCGCCGCCGTTCGGCCAAAAAAGCCGAGTAA
- a CDS encoding acyl-CoA desaturase produces the protein MNTDSAINVAENGKPAMRQAHATASSRTHEPQHTSLSQKEPVQQPQAERYPQGIDWYVMGWVVILHMGALAAPFFFTWQAVVVALVMHWITGGIGICLGYHRLFTHGSFRTFRPVQWAIASIGGLAGEGSILNWVADHRKHHAHSDQEGDPHSPREGLAWSHILWLARAYTPEQLATHHRRWAPDLLKDPVLMFIGRMFLPMQIAFGLAMLGIGYAIGGFYFGMSLLTWGVFLRLVGVMHSTWFVNSASHVWGYVNYKTTDDSKNNWWVALVTYGEGWHNNHHAYPRMANHGHRWWEIDVTFWAIRTMQCLGIAWDVVDYKKKSDSLAKTSVQQVEEAETDKLAWNRGELQAEVEVQPTPEPANL, from the coding sequence ATGAATACCGATTCTGCAATCAACGTGGCCGAAAACGGCAAGCCCGCCATGCGGCAAGCCCACGCGACCGCCTCTTCGCGGACGCACGAACCCCAGCATACGTCCCTCTCTCAGAAAGAACCGGTCCAGCAGCCCCAGGCGGAACGTTATCCGCAGGGAATCGACTGGTACGTGATGGGCTGGGTCGTCATTTTGCACATGGGCGCCCTGGCGGCTCCGTTCTTTTTCACCTGGCAGGCAGTGGTTGTCGCCCTGGTGATGCACTGGATCACTGGCGGCATTGGCATCTGCCTGGGTTACCATCGCTTGTTCACCCACGGCAGCTTTCGCACGTTCCGTCCTGTGCAGTGGGCGATTGCCAGCATTGGCGGCCTGGCGGGGGAAGGCTCGATCCTGAACTGGGTCGCCGACCACCGGAAGCACCATGCCCATAGCGACCAGGAAGGCGATCCCCATTCGCCGCGTGAAGGTCTGGCCTGGAGCCACATTCTGTGGCTGGCCCGTGCTTACACGCCGGAGCAGCTGGCGACCCATCATCGCCGCTGGGCTCCCGATTTGCTCAAAGACCCGGTGCTGATGTTTATCGGCCGCATGTTCCTGCCGATGCAGATCGCCTTTGGCCTGGCCATGCTGGGAATCGGCTACGCCATTGGCGGCTTCTACTTTGGCATGTCCCTGTTGACCTGGGGCGTGTTCCTGCGCCTGGTCGGCGTGATGCACTCGACCTGGTTCGTGAACTCGGCCAGCCATGTGTGGGGTTACGTCAACTACAAAACGACCGACGACAGCAAGAACAACTGGTGGGTCGCCCTGGTCACCTACGGCGAAGGCTGGCACAACAACCATCACGCCTATCCGCGTATGGCCAACCACGGTCATCGCTGGTGGGAAATCGACGTCACCTTCTGGGCGATCCGCACGATGCAGTGCCTGGGTATCGCCTGGGACGTGGTCGACTACAAGAAAAAGTCCGACTCTCTGGCCAAAACCAGCGTCCAGCAGGTCGAAGAGGCGGAAACCGACAAGCTTGCCTGGAATCGTGGCGAACTGCAGGCCGAAGTCGAAGTGCAGCCGACGCCCGAACCGGCCAACCTTTAA
- the selA gene encoding L-seryl-tRNA(Sec) selenium transferase has product MQNPLRNLPSVNDLMDRPALRDMLDTVSRSVVVSGVRSFLDNLRQDIRTAAVDFKPPTPGELAERIAEWISREETPKLRPVVNGTGVLLHTGLGRAPLAEEAIAAMGEIARGYATLEVDAVTGERSQRIGAVESLLCELTGAEAAAVVNNNAAATMLTLTALAHGREVIVSRGQLIEIGGSYRLPEVMTTAGAQLREVGATNKTRIDDYRNALCQETAALLRVHPSNYVVVGFASQPTLEELVSLGRSRRIPVIDDIGSGALIDLSRYGLHDEPIARDSISQGADLVLFSGDKLLGGPQCGVIVGRKEWVDKLVRHPLMRAIRVDKTTLAALGATLEMYRDAGKTAQRVPLLMLLDTPLENLKHRAERLAPQIAATSGVASAVAVETSACLGGGSLPTQQIPSWAIAVRPQSMSVDQLAASLRNGLPSLFGRVHKDQLLIDLKAVFPYQDMQIAAAFETLGGKPKASTAASGELLASTGESAMEPSTGDAPSPDAAPPAEDTAE; this is encoded by the coding sequence ATGCAAAATCCTCTGCGTAATCTGCCTTCGGTAAACGATTTGATGGACCGTCCCGCCCTCCGCGATATGCTCGACACGGTCAGTCGCAGCGTAGTGGTGTCGGGCGTGCGATCGTTCCTCGACAACCTGCGACAGGATATCCGCACCGCCGCGGTCGACTTCAAACCGCCCACCCCGGGCGAGCTGGCGGAGCGGATCGCCGAATGGATCTCACGGGAAGAAACGCCCAAGTTGCGGCCCGTAGTCAACGGCACCGGAGTGCTACTGCATACGGGACTCGGCCGCGCGCCGCTGGCGGAAGAAGCGATCGCGGCGATGGGCGAAATCGCGCGAGGTTACGCCACCCTCGAAGTCGACGCCGTCACCGGCGAACGCTCGCAGCGCATCGGCGCGGTTGAAAGCCTGCTGTGCGAACTGACCGGCGCCGAAGCAGCCGCCGTGGTCAACAACAACGCGGCCGCCACCATGCTGACTTTGACCGCACTGGCTCACGGTCGTGAAGTGATCGTCTCCCGAGGGCAACTGATCGAAATCGGCGGGAGCTACCGCCTGCCCGAAGTGATGACGACCGCCGGAGCCCAGCTTCGCGAAGTCGGAGCGACCAACAAAACGCGGATCGATGATTATCGCAACGCCCTCTGTCAGGAAACGGCCGCCCTGCTGCGGGTGCATCCCAGCAACTACGTCGTCGTCGGGTTTGCCTCGCAGCCGACGCTGGAAGAGCTGGTCTCATTGGGACGTTCCCGCCGCATCCCCGTGATTGACGATATCGGTTCCGGCGCTCTGATCGACTTGTCCCGCTATGGCCTGCACGATGAGCCGATCGCCCGCGATAGCATCAGCCAGGGCGCCGACCTGGTGCTGTTCAGCGGCGACAAACTGCTGGGCGGTCCGCAGTGCGGCGTGATCGTGGGACGCAAGGAATGGGTCGACAAACTAGTGCGGCACCCCCTGATGCGAGCGATCCGGGTCGATAAAACGACGCTCGCCGCGCTGGGGGCGACGCTGGAAATGTATCGCGACGCCGGGAAAACGGCGCAGCGCGTGCCGCTGTTGATGCTGCTGGATACCCCTTTGGAAAATCTCAAGCATCGAGCCGAACGCCTCGCTCCGCAAATCGCAGCAACTTCCGGCGTCGCCAGCGCCGTGGCGGTCGAAACCAGCGCCTGCCTGGGCGGCGGCAGCCTGCCGACCCAGCAGATTCCCAGCTGGGCCATCGCCGTGCGGCCGCAGTCGATGTCGGTTGATCAGCTTGCCGCTTCGCTGCGAAACGGACTGCCTTCCCTGTTCGGCCGCGTCCACAAGGACCAGCTGCTGATCGACCTCAAGGCCGTCTTCCCTTATCAGGACATGCAGATCGCCGCCGCCTTTGAAACGCTTGGCGGCAAGCCGAAGGCGTCGACTGCCGCCTCAGGCGAGCTCCTCGCCAGTACGGGCGAAAGCGCGATGGAACCATCGACCGGCGACGCTCCGTCGCCGGACGCCGCTCCTCCCGCGGAAGATACGGCCGAGTAA
- a CDS encoding sulfatase-like hydrolase/transferase, with translation MMKTFWIGICALGFLLPAAAASAADMRPNILFLLADDQAPWALGAAGHRHAKTPSMDRLAREGAYLVNAFTTTPVCSPSRASLMTSRYGTELGITDWIRPGPEDNLGLDPKTVTWPEVLQAAGYKTGLVGKWHLGDKPQFHPQKTGFDYFMGFLGGGNSPVNPKLEKDGETRKFEGLTPDILTDHAIEFIRTNKADPFLLCVHYRAPHARWLPVADADWEPFEELNPTIPNPDYPKLDVERVKKMTREYLASVASVDRNVGRILQTLDEEKLADKTVVIYTSDHGYNMGHNGIWHKGNGHWVLTEPPAAEPNIPKGQRPNMYDNSIRVPTLVRWPGVVKPGLVVESTVGNLDWYPTLVAIAGAQLPPGEKIRGRDIGSVLRGSPPADWENDSYAEYSTHHQSHTHMRMYRTAQWKLIRDFLNPDRDELYDLVDDPAEQKNLIHSDLPEVTQAISELDAKIRQKMDQIGDKTKRPE, from the coding sequence ATGATGAAAACGTTCTGGATTGGCATTTGCGCCCTGGGATTCCTTTTGCCTGCCGCAGCAGCCAGTGCGGCTGACATGCGGCCGAATATTCTCTTTCTGTTGGCCGACGACCAGGCTCCCTGGGCCCTGGGCGCCGCCGGGCATCGGCACGCCAAAACGCCCAGCATGGATCGCCTGGCCCGCGAGGGCGCGTATCTGGTGAATGCGTTTACCACCACGCCCGTGTGCAGTCCCTCCCGCGCCAGCCTGATGACCAGCCGTTATGGCACAGAACTGGGCATTACCGACTGGATCCGCCCTGGCCCCGAAGACAACCTGGGCCTGGATCCCAAAACCGTGACCTGGCCCGAAGTACTCCAGGCCGCTGGCTATAAAACGGGGCTCGTCGGCAAGTGGCATCTGGGCGACAAACCACAGTTTCACCCGCAAAAAACAGGCTTCGACTACTTTATGGGCTTTCTCGGCGGCGGAAATTCGCCGGTGAACCCGAAGCTGGAAAAAGATGGAGAGACCCGCAAGTTTGAAGGCTTGACCCCCGACATTCTGACTGACCACGCGATCGAGTTTATCCGCACCAACAAAGCCGATCCGTTCTTGCTGTGCGTCCATTACCGCGCCCCGCACGCTCGCTGGCTGCCCGTCGCCGACGCCGACTGGGAGCCGTTTGAAGAGCTGAATCCCACCATCCCCAACCCTGACTACCCCAAACTCGATGTCGAACGGGTCAAGAAAATGACTCGCGAATATCTGGCCAGCGTCGCCAGCGTGGATCGCAACGTGGGCCGCATTCTGCAGACCCTCGACGAAGAGAAACTGGCCGACAAAACGGTGGTGATCTATACCAGCGACCACGGCTACAACATGGGGCATAACGGCATCTGGCACAAAGGAAACGGCCACTGGGTCCTGACCGAGCCGCCGGCCGCCGAGCCCAACATTCCCAAGGGACAGCGGCCCAATATGTATGACAATTCCATCCGCGTGCCGACGCTGGTCCGCTGGCCAGGGGTGGTGAAGCCTGGTCTGGTGGTGGAATCCACCGTCGGCAACCTGGACTGGTATCCGACGCTGGTCGCCATCGCCGGGGCCCAGCTGCCGCCTGGGGAAAAAATCCGTGGCCGCGATATCGGCTCCGTGCTGCGCGGCTCTCCTCCTGCCGACTGGGAGAACGACTCTTACGCCGAGTACAGCACCCATCACCAAAGCCACACCCACATGCGGATGTACCGCACGGCCCAGTGGAAGCTGATCCGCGACTTCCTGAATCCCGATCGGGACGAACTCTACGACCTGGTCGACGACCCGGCCGAGCAGAAAAACCTGATCCATTCCGACCTGCCCGAAGTCACCCAGGCAATCAGCGAACTCGACGCCAAAATTCGGCAAAAGATGGATCAGATCGGCGACAAGACGAAGCGTCCCGAGTAA
- a CDS encoding 3-keto-disaccharide hydrolase, with protein sequence MKCFLIAALLLATPLLAQAEEGFESLFDGKTLNGWEGKEAFWSVQDGVITGQTTAENPTKGNTFLIYRKAEPGDFELRVKFRIEGGNSGVQYRSRDLGNSVVGGYQADFDDAMNWVGVLYEEKGRGVLAKRGEKVVVDENGGRKTVERTATEEEIVNALKKGDWNEYVIIAKGNHLVQKLNGVTTVDLVDHQEDKRKLDGILALQLHAGPPMRVQFKDIQLKKLD encoded by the coding sequence ATGAAGTGCTTTCTCATCGCCGCCCTGCTGCTGGCGACCCCCCTCCTGGCGCAGGCCGAAGAAGGCTTTGAATCCCTGTTCGATGGCAAAACGTTAAACGGCTGGGAAGGAAAAGAAGCGTTCTGGTCCGTCCAGGACGGCGTCATCACCGGCCAGACCACCGCCGAAAACCCGACCAAAGGAAACACTTTTCTCATTTATCGCAAGGCCGAACCCGGCGATTTCGAGCTGCGCGTTAAATTCCGCATCGAAGGCGGCAACTCCGGCGTGCAGTATCGCAGCCGGGACCTGGGCAACTCGGTCGTCGGCGGCTACCAGGCCGACTTCGACGACGCCATGAACTGGGTCGGCGTGCTGTATGAAGAAAAGGGCCGCGGCGTGCTGGCCAAACGCGGGGAGAAAGTCGTCGTCGATGAAAACGGCGGCCGCAAAACCGTGGAACGCACCGCCACCGAAGAAGAAATCGTCAACGCCCTGAAAAAAGGGGACTGGAACGAATACGTGATCATCGCCAAGGGGAACCACCTGGTTCAAAAACTCAACGGCGTCACCACGGTCGATCTGGTTGATCACCAGGAAGACAAACGGAAGCTCGACGGCATCCTGGCCCTGCAGCTGCACGCCGGTCCGCCGATGCGGGTCCAGTTCAAGGACATCCAGCTGAAGAAGCTTGACTAG